In Rhodamnia argentea isolate NSW1041297 chromosome 11, ASM2092103v1, whole genome shotgun sequence, one genomic interval encodes:
- the LOC115735817 gene encoding armadillo repeat-containing protein 6: MEMDRASGRGSLDGNRIDKGKQELPPDDDVCPICFGDFTIPCKTVCGHWYCASCILQLWNYTTTSAPCKCPMCSRSIHRLTPQESLLHQHEEEIVKVLTDVHRYNLLFIGGARGFVQKVYQLPSYVKRYLLGILDPDRPHPSVSEIRLIAMLLSALYMATPFDFIPTGRLGIVRVFDYTAVLLFMILRLVGFFQRRRLARRGKMGPSGGVRTVSQEAFDDLVRENMEELGMDPTEALQDAVETLSLQGVDLSGIVTCAPGKGGAKDNPVIQCLDGLKRMDSDFKIQTHDKEVHSELVASFDQLAHLCVEESGNAAIAMRNGGVELICSFCSKIPLECDFVLLSCLKALTPMLYDVQSTETFKNSDGPRIIVGILKISKNLEILVNGFAVVAAAATGNEILKESFMELKIDELIMQILSSQREVCIQSVYDAIRALLTADDNRVVASQVYGYARKFAKAGIAGALVDSLHEGITSPSLASACIALKSIAVNDEICKYIAENGGIDALLRCIDDSGEQGNKSIAKVSCSLLSKLAGSDANKNAIIEKGGFDRLIRLSSRFSEDPSVLQEVMSIISVLCLRSSDNAARAIEAGAGDLAMQSMQKFPIAQQLQRSSCLMIRNLVVRNAENRSLLLNNGIEKYIRKAKQNYESCRDAATDALRDLGLDDYNL; the protein is encoded by the exons ATGGAGATGGATCGGGCGTCGGGGCGAGGAAGTCTCGATGGCAATCGAATCGACAAGGGGAAGCAGGAGTTACCTCCCGATGACGACGTTTGCCCCATCTGCTTCGGCGACTTCACCATTCCCTGCAAAACCGTCTGTGGCCACTGGTACTGCG CCAGTTGCATATTGCAACTTTGGAATTATACGACCACATCGGCACCTTGCAAGTGTCCGATGTGCTCTCGCAGCATTCATAGACTGACACCACAGGAGTCACTTCTTCATCAGCATGAGGAGGAGATTGTTAAGGTTCTTACGGATGTTCATCGGTATAATCTCCTTTTCATTGGCGGGGCTCGGGGCTTTGTCCAG AAAGTGTATCAGTTGCCCTCGTATGTCAAGAGATACCTTCTAGGAATTCTGGATCCAGATAGGCCTCATCCCAGTGTTTCTGAAATTCGCCTTATAGCA ATGTTACTGAGTGCTCTGTATATGGCCACACCATTTGACTTCATTCCAACAG GTAGATTGGGTATTGTGAGAGTCTTTGACTACACTGCCGTTCTACTGTTTATGATCCTACGTCTAGTTGGCTTTTTTCAGAGACGACGGCTTGCCCGGCGT GGCAAAATGGGTCCGTCGGGGGGCGTTCGCACAGTCTCGCAGGAGGCATTCGATGATCTGGTGAGGGAGAACATGGAGGAACTCGGAATGGACCCCACGGAGGCCCTCCAAGACGCCGTTGAAACCCTCTCTCTTCAAGGCGTCGATCTCTCTG GGATTGTGACATGCGCACCAGGAAAGGGCGGTGCCAAAGATAATCCTGTGATACAGTGCTTGGATGGGTTGAAGCGCATGGATTCAGATTTTAAGATTCAAACTCATGATAAAGAGGTGCACAGCGAGTTGGTGGCATCATTTGATCAGCTAGCTCATCTCTGTGTTGAAGAATCTGGAAATGCGGCCATTGCGATGAGGAATGGCGGAGTAGAATTGATCTGTTCCTTCTGTTCTAAGATTCCACTTGAGTGCGACTTTGTTCTCCTTTCATGTCTGAAGGCATTAACACCAATGCTTTACG ATGTTCAGAGCACAGAAACATTTAAAAATAGTGATGGACCAAGAATCATTGTGGGTATTCTCAAAATCAGCAAAAATTTGGAGATCTTGGTTAATGGTTTTGCCGTCGTTGCTGCAGCTGCCACTGGGAATGAGATCCTCAAGGAATCCTTCATGGAACTGAAAATTGATGAGCTTATTATGCAAATACTAAGCAGCCAGAGAGAAGTCTGCATCCAAAGTGTATATGACGCCATACGTGCTTTATTAACAGCGGATGATAATCGTGTTGTGGCTTCTCAA GTGTATGGTTATGCTCGGAAATTTGCAAAAGCTGGAATCGCAGGAGCCCTAGTAGACTCACTCCACGAAGGGATTACCTCACCCAGTCTAGCTTCAGCATGCATTGCCTTGAAGTCTATTGCTGTCAAT GATGAAATTTGTAAATATATTGCAGAAAATGGTGGCATTGATGCACTTCTCCGTTGCATTGATGACAGTGGAGAGCAAGGCAACAAATCTATAGCCAAAGTCTCCTGCTCTCTGTTGTCTAAG TTGGCAGGAAGTGATGCAAACAAGAATGCCATCATTGAGAAGGGTGGATTTGATAGACTCATCAGACTGTCTTCCCGATTTTCTGAGGATCCTTCAGTTCTGCAAGAG GTTATGTCCATAATTTCAGTGCTCTGCTTGAGATCGTCAGATAATGCAGCCCGTGCCATTGAAGCAGGAGCAGGAGATCTTGCTATGCAGTCCATGCAAAAATTTCCCATAGCACAACAATTGCAAAGGAGCTCCTGTCTCATGATCCGGAACCTTGTTGTTAGAAATGCAGAGAACAG GAGTCTCTTGCTTAATAATGGTATCGAGAAATatataagaaaagcaaagcaaaactATGAAAGCTGTAGGGATGCTGCTACAGACGCACTCAGAGATTTGGGGCTTGATGACTACAACTTGTAG
- the LOC115735839 gene encoding peptidyl-prolyl cis-trans isomerase CYP40: protein MARPRCFMDVSIGGELEGRIVAELYTDVAPKTAENFRALCTGEKGIGLHTGFPLHYKGVRFHRVIKGFMVQGGDISAGDGTGGESIYGLKFEDENFELKHERKGMLSMANSGPNTNGSQFFITTTRTSHLDGKHVVFGRVVKGMGVVRSVEHVTTGAVDSPTIDVVIADCGEIPAGADDGIRDFFKDGDTYPDWPADLDESPAELSWWMDAVHSIKAFGNESFKKQDYKMALRKYRKALRYLDICWEKEGIDEDQSSSLRKTKSQIFTNSSACKLKLRDLKGALLDAEFAVRDGENNAKAYFRQGQAHMELNDIDAAAESFSKALELEPNDGGIKKELNAAKKKIFERRELEKRAYRKMFT, encoded by the exons ATGGCGAGGCCGCGGTGCTTCATGGACGTTAGCATCGGAGGGGAACTCGAAGGCAGGATCGTCGCTGAGCTCTACACCGACGTCGCCCCGAAGACCGCCGAGAATTTCAGAGCTCTCTGTACCGGAGAGAAGGGCATTGGTCTTCACACTGGCTTCCCCCTCCACTACAAG GGGGTTCGTTTTCATCGTGTTATTAAAGGATTCATGGTACAAGGTGGGGATATCTCTGCTGGCGATGGTACCGGGGGAGAATCTATATATGGCTTGAAATTTGAGGATGAAAATTTCGAACTGAAACATGAAAGGAAGGGAATGTTATCAATGGCCAACTCTGGCCCAAACACAAATGGCTCCCAGTTCTTCATCACAACAACTCGCACTTCCCATCTGGACGGAAAGCATGTTGTGTTTGGGAGGGTAGTCAAAGGAATGGGAGTGGTCCGATCAGTCGAGCATGTTACAACTGGTGCTGTTGACTCTCCTACCATTGATGTTGTAATTGCTGACTGTGGAGAAATTCCTGCTGGAGCAGATGATGGCATTAGAGATTTTTTTAAGGATGGTGATACTTATCCCGACTGGCCCGCTGATCTTGATGAGAGTCCTGCTGAACTCTCTTGGTGGATGGATGCTGTACATTCTATCAAGGCATTTGGGAACGAAAGTTTTAAG AAACAAGACTACAAAATGGCACTCAGAAAGTATCGAAAGGCCTTGCGCTATCTGGATATCTGCTGGGAGAAGGAAGGGATTGACGAAG ATCAGAGTTCGTCTTTGAGGAAAACAAAGTCCCAGATATTCACCAACAGTTCT GCTTGTAAATTGAAACTACGTGATCTGAAGGGGGCATTGTTAGATGCTGAATTTGCAGTACGTGATGGAGAGAACAATGCAAAAGCTTATTTTCGACAGGGACAG GCTCATATGGAACTAAATGATATCGACGCTGCAGCGGAAAGCTTCTCTAAGGCATTGGAGTTGGAGCCAAATGATG GTGGGATCAAGAAAGAGCTTAATGCTGCCAAGAAGAAG atttttgagaGGCGAGAACTGGAGAAGAGGGCATATCGGAAGATGTTTACGTAA
- the LOC115735842 gene encoding uncharacterized protein LOC115735842: MSTTAPLYEQPPATPATAQAYTSHDGRGSVGPVIAVLAVITVLGVIAGMIGRLCSGRPIMGHGQYDFEGWIERKCSACLDGRVDPPPPRPAVAPAVSGGPEEAAQEEGGEEIKEEEEEEEEPQLQRRSHGAGAS, encoded by the coding sequence ATGTCTACCACCGCGCCACTGTACGAGCAGCCACCGGCCACGCCCGCGACGGCCCAAGCCTACACCTCCCACGACGGTCGCGGCTCGGTCGGGCCGGTCATTGCGGTTCTCGCTGTGATTACGGTGCTGGGAGTGATAGCCGGCATGATCGGTAGGCTGTGCTCGGGGAGGCCCATCATGGGTCACGGCCAGTATGACTTCGAAGGGTGGATTGAGAGGAAGTGCTCCGCCTGCCTCGACGGCAGGGTCGACCCCCCTCCCCCGCGGCCGGCTGTGGCCCCCGCCGTTAGCGGTGGACCCGAGGAAGCGGCCCAGGAGGAGGGCGGAGAGGAGAttaaggaagaggaggaggaggaagaggagccCCAGCTGCAGAGGAGATCACATGGAGCTGGCGCTTCTTAA
- the LOC115735841 gene encoding peroxidase 10, whose product MASKRFLLFQITLISLTLVVSSFPDYTPTGQLSPYYYDRSCPRLQMIVRYNVLAAFKKDTRIAASLLRLHFHDCIVDGCEGSVLLDDTVDMKGEKNALPNHNSLRGFEVIDSIKADLEKFCPYTVSCTDILTLAAREAVYMSGGPYWAVPLGRKDGITASEKSANEQIPSPIEPLDNIIAKFTSKGLEVKDVAVLSGGHTIGFAQCFTFKRRLFDFKGSGKPDPTLDTSFLSSLQSVCPNRDASNTNLAPLDSTNDKFDNYYYANLVNNSSLLESDQALMGDVRTASFVNYYTTNPTLFYNDFATSMVKLGNVGILTGQSGQIRTKCGSVN is encoded by the exons ATGGCTTCCAAGCGCTTTTTGCTATTCCAAATCACCTTGATTAGCTTGACCTTAGTAGTCTCTTCCTTCCCTGATTACACCCCAACGGGCCAGCTCTCTCCGTATTATTACGACAGATCGTGCCCTCGCTTGCAAATGATCGTCAGATACAACGTTTTGGCAGCTTTCAAGAAAGATACGAGGATCGCCGCCTCTCTTCTTCGATTACACTTCCACGACTGCATTGTCGAT GGCTGCGAAGGATCCGTGCTTCTTGATGACACCGTGGACATGAAGGGCGAGAAGAACGCCTTGCCAAATCACAACTCTCTCCGAGGCTTCGAAGTCATCGACAGCATAAAAGCCGACCTCGAGAAATTCTGTCCCTACACCGTCTCGTGCACTGATATACTCACCCTCGCTGCAAGAGAAGCCGTCTATATG TCAGGTGGGCCTTATTGGGCTGTACCGTTGGGAAGAAAAGACGGAATCACGGCGAGCGAGAAGTCGGCTAATGAACAAATACCGTCGCCAATTGAGCCATTGGACAACATCATTGCTAAGTTCACTTCGAAGGGTCTGGAGGTGAAGGATGTTGCAGTACTCTCAG GAGGGCACACCATAGGCTTTGCGCAGTGTTTCACCTTCAAGAGGAGGCTGTTCGACTTCAAGGGATCCGGCAAGCCTGACCCGACCTTGGACACCTCCTTCCTATCGAGCCTCCAGAGCGTATGCCCCAACAGAGACGCCTCCAACACCAACCTCGCTCCTCTCGACTCCACCAACGACAAATTCGACAACTACTACTATGCCAACCTGGTGAACAACTCGAGCCTTCTCGAATCGGACCAAGCCTTGATGGGTGACGTGAGAACCGCCTCGTTTGTCAATTACTACACCACCAACCCCACGCTGTTCTATAACGATTTCGCCACTTCCATGGTCAAGCTGGGCAATGTGGGAATTCTTACCGGGCAGAGTGGGCAGATCAGGACGAAGTGTGGCTCTGTGAACTGA
- the LOC115736002 gene encoding transcription factor HHO2 — translation MCSASDSSPRFVPGTIRHFLTEIAHVADRSSKLDDFVERLQDELGKIDAFKRELPLCMLLLSEAIEALKKGSMRSSARPVLEQFVPLKKDSGGSEGVGAKPNDEKKWTTSSLMLLDTEKNFSSSFDLNENPEAELHTKIIEEPKPAACIDQSQFQTSKSRNVDTRESRSLFPSAMASSELAEIPLHGFLTLGAGMKNPSQESSSSTGTVTGRSRTISSADCNAQSSSRCGNQQTAKKRRRSWSPELHRRFVNALQQLGGAQVATPKQIRELMQVNGLTNDEVKSHLQKYRLHNQRLHSKASTAQKSGVLQDLQLARDISGDSLKMSGPQSPSPQSPLQIVGNPG, via the exons ATGTGTTCGGCTTCGGACTCCAGTCCGCGCTTCGTGCCCGGGACCATCCGCCATTTCCTCACGGAGATCGCCCACGTTGCCGATAGATCCTCCAAGCTCGACGACTTCGTCGAGAGGTTGCAAGACGAGCTCGGCAAGATCGATGCCTTCAAGCGCGAGCTCCCTCTTTGCATGCTCCTGTTGAGCGAGG CGATTGAAGCTCTCAAGAAAGGGTCAATGCGATCGAGTGCTCGACCGGTTTTAGAGCAATTTGTCCCGTTGAAGAAAGATTCCGGTGGGAGTGAAGGGGTTGGAGCGAAGCCAAACGACGAGAAGAAATGGACGACGAGCTCTCTTATGCTGTTGGACACTGAGAaaaacttctcctcctcctttgatttaaatgaaaaccCTGAAGCGGAACTACATACTAAG ATTATTGAAGAGCCGAAGCCGGCTGCATGCATAGATCAATCGCAATTCCAGACTAGTAAGAGCAGGAATGTAGACACAAGAGAATCACGCTCTTTGTTCCCATCAGCTATGGCTTCAAGTGAGCTGGCGGAAATTCCGTTGCATGGATTTTTAACCCTTGGTGCGGGGATGAAGAATCCCAGCCAAGAATCATCTTCTTCTACCGGTACAGTAACTGGTCGCAGTAGGACAATTTCCTCAGCTGACTGCAATGCGCAATCAAGTTCGAGGTGTGGAAACCAACAGACTGCCAAGAAGCGGAGGCGGTCCTGGTCTCCCGAGCTGCATCGGCGATTCGTCAACGCCTTGCAGCAACTAGGAGGCGCACAAG TTGCAACTCCGAAGCAGATTAGAGAACTGATGCAGGTCAATGGCCTCACTAATGATGAAGTTAAAAGTCATCTGCAA AAGTATAGGCTTCATAATCAAAGACTTCATTCTAAAGCTTCCACAGCACAAAAATCAGGCGTTCTGCAGGATCTCCAGTTGGCAAGAGATATATCTGGTGACTCCTTGAAGATGAGCGGTCCCCAATCTCCTTCTCCTCAGAGTCCACTTCAGATTGTGGGAAATCCTGGTTGA
- the LOC115735853 gene encoding uncharacterized protein LOC115735853 isoform X2, with protein MVSESDLVSRLREILRNSDLDQATAGSVRRQLEADFGLDLSDRKTLIREQIDVYLQSIGTSEEDANEDGQCGGPDPAQEEEEDEDEGEGKKSKKRRVASKEKVIKRRGGFNKLCSLSPQLQSFVGESTLARTEVVKRVWSHIRQRNLQDPSNRRKILCDESLHKLFHVNSIDMFQMNKALAKHIWPLDADDENSIKKTKIEEFVNSQSDGEVSNAMEEAEEDEQNENEEEEEMNGRRSKKGRSSKEDKGVKKRGGGFNKLCSLSPQLQLITGAPELGRTEVVKRLWAYIRANNLQDPKNKRNIICDESLRSLFCVDSIDMFKMNKALSKHIWPLNDGEAPEKDSLKEETCDSTRDEDEEEQKDEKQKKRGSGFTAPLPLSDALVKFFGTGETALSRADVVKRMWNYIKQNDLQDPSDKRKVICDGKLRELFEVDSFTGFSVSKLLTSHFVKGR; from the exons ATGGTATCCGAATCGGACCTCGTGAGCCGGCTCCGGGAAATCCTGCGCAATTCGGACCTCGACCAGGCCACGGCCGGTTCCGTTCGGCGGCAACTGGAGGCGGATTTCGGCCTCGATTTGTCCGACCGCAAAACGCTCATCAGAGAACAAATCGACGTTTATCTCCAATCCATTGGAACTTCGGAGGAAGATGCCAATGAAGACGGCCAATGCGGCGGTCCCGACCCTGcgcaagaagaggaagaggacgaggacgagggggagggaaagaaaagtaaaaagaggCG TGTGGCAAGTAAGGAAAAAGTAATCAAGAGGAGAGGAGGATTCAATAAGCTGTGCAGCCTCTCTCCACAGCTTCAAAGTTTTGTAGGAGAGTCTACATTGGCAAGAACAGAG GTTGTGAAGAGAGTCTGGAGCCATATCCGACAGAGAAATTTGCAAGATCCTAGCAATAGGCGTAAAATATTGTGCGATGAATCACTGCACAAGCTTTTCCACGTCAACTCCATAGACATGTTTCAGATGAATAAAGCCCTTGCCAAGCACATATGGCCATTGGACGCCGACGATG AAAATTCAATAAAGAAGACCAAGATTGAGGAGTTCGTCAACTCTCAGTCAGATGGAGAAGTCAGCAATGCTATGGAAGaagctgaagaagatgaacaaaatgaaaatgaggaagaggaagagatgaATGGACGGAGAAGCAAGAAAGGACG GTCTTCTAAAGAGGACAAAGGAGTTAAGAAAAGAGGCGGTGGGTTTAATAAATTGTGCAGCCTCTCTCCCCAACTTCAATTGATCACTGGGGCGCCTGAGCTGGGTAGAACAGAG gttgTGAAGAGGCTTTGGGCATACATCCGGGCAAATAATTTGCAAGATCCAAAGAATAAGCGAAATATCATTTGTGATGAATCTCTACGGTCCCTCTTTTGTGTGGATTCCATCGACATGTTTAAAATGAATAAAGCCCTTTCCAAGCATATTTGGCCATTAAATGATGGAGAAG CTCCTGAGAAGGATTCTCTGAAGGAGGAGACGTGTGATTCAACAAGAGATGAAG ATGAAGAAGAGCAGAAAGATGAAAAGCAGAAGAAAAGAGGTTCTGGTTTTACTGCCCCCCTACCCCTCTCAGATGCTTTAGTGAAGTTCTTTGGCACAGGTGAAACTGCATTATCTCGAGCTGACGTCGTAAAGCGAATGTGGAATTAtataaaacaaaatgatttgCAG GATCCATCGGATAAGAGGAAAGTTATATGCGATGGGAAACTGAGAGAACTTTTTGAGGTCGATTCTTTCACTGGGTTCTCAGTCTCAAAACTTCTCACGTCGCATTTTGTCAAAGGCAGGTGA
- the LOC115735853 gene encoding uncharacterized protein LOC115735853 isoform X1 has protein sequence MVSESDLVSRLREILRNSDLDQATAGSVRRQLEADFGLDLSDRKTLIREQIDVYLQSIGTSEEDANEDGQCGGPDPAQEEEEDEDEGEGKKSKKRRVASKEKVIKRRGGFNKLCSLSPQLQSFVGESTLARTEVVKRVWSHIRQRNLQDPSNRRKILCDESLHKLFHVNSIDMFQMNKALAKHIWPLDADDENSIKKTKIEEFVNSQSDGEVSNAMEEAEEDEQNENEEEEEMNGRRSKKGRSSKEDKGVKKRGGGFNKLCSLSPQLQLITGAPELGRTEVVKRLWAYIRANNLQDPKNKRNIICDESLRSLFCVDSIDMFKMNKALSKHIWPLNDGEAPEKDSLKEETCDSTRDEAPEKDSLKKETCDSTRDEDEEEQKDEKQKKRGSGFTAPLPLSDALVKFFGTGETALSRADVVKRMWNYIKQNDLQDPSDKRKVICDGKLRELFEVDSFTGFSVSKLLTSHFVKGR, from the exons ATGGTATCCGAATCGGACCTCGTGAGCCGGCTCCGGGAAATCCTGCGCAATTCGGACCTCGACCAGGCCACGGCCGGTTCCGTTCGGCGGCAACTGGAGGCGGATTTCGGCCTCGATTTGTCCGACCGCAAAACGCTCATCAGAGAACAAATCGACGTTTATCTCCAATCCATTGGAACTTCGGAGGAAGATGCCAATGAAGACGGCCAATGCGGCGGTCCCGACCCTGcgcaagaagaggaagaggacgaggacgagggggagggaaagaaaagtaaaaagaggCG TGTGGCAAGTAAGGAAAAAGTAATCAAGAGGAGAGGAGGATTCAATAAGCTGTGCAGCCTCTCTCCACAGCTTCAAAGTTTTGTAGGAGAGTCTACATTGGCAAGAACAGAG GTTGTGAAGAGAGTCTGGAGCCATATCCGACAGAGAAATTTGCAAGATCCTAGCAATAGGCGTAAAATATTGTGCGATGAATCACTGCACAAGCTTTTCCACGTCAACTCCATAGACATGTTTCAGATGAATAAAGCCCTTGCCAAGCACATATGGCCATTGGACGCCGACGATG AAAATTCAATAAAGAAGACCAAGATTGAGGAGTTCGTCAACTCTCAGTCAGATGGAGAAGTCAGCAATGCTATGGAAGaagctgaagaagatgaacaaaatgaaaatgaggaagaggaagagatgaATGGACGGAGAAGCAAGAAAGGACG GTCTTCTAAAGAGGACAAAGGAGTTAAGAAAAGAGGCGGTGGGTTTAATAAATTGTGCAGCCTCTCTCCCCAACTTCAATTGATCACTGGGGCGCCTGAGCTGGGTAGAACAGAG gttgTGAAGAGGCTTTGGGCATACATCCGGGCAAATAATTTGCAAGATCCAAAGAATAAGCGAAATATCATTTGTGATGAATCTCTACGGTCCCTCTTTTGTGTGGATTCCATCGACATGTTTAAAATGAATAAAGCCCTTTCCAAGCATATTTGGCCATTAAATGATGGAGAAG CTCCTGAGAAGGATTCTCTGAAGGAGGAGACGTGTGATTCAACAAGAGATGAAG CTCCTGAGAAGGATTCTCTAAAGAAGGAGACGTGTGATTCAACAAGAGATGAAG ATGAAGAAGAGCAGAAAGATGAAAAGCAGAAGAAAAGAGGTTCTGGTTTTACTGCCCCCCTACCCCTCTCAGATGCTTTAGTGAAGTTCTTTGGCACAGGTGAAACTGCATTATCTCGAGCTGACGTCGTAAAGCGAATGTGGAATTAtataaaacaaaatgatttgCAG GATCCATCGGATAAGAGGAAAGTTATATGCGATGGGAAACTGAGAGAACTTTTTGAGGTCGATTCTTTCACTGGGTTCTCAGTCTCAAAACTTCTCACGTCGCATTTTGTCAAAGGCAGGTGA